The genomic window GTATTGTCCATCTCGACAGCATGGTCACCATCCGTGAAAGCGATCTTCATCCCGGTTCCGGTCAAATCAAGAACCGTATTATGCCGGGACGCTCCCTGTCCATTCTCTATCTCCTGGATCAGATGCTGACAGTCAGCGATAACAGCGCAACCGATATAATCATCCGGATTGTTGGCGGCCCACCCGCAATCGATCGGCGGATGAACGCCATAGGCATCGAGGGCATGTCGGTAGATCGCCCGATTTACCTGGTTCTCAGCCACTGCCTGGGAATAACCTGTTTCAATGAAACCGAACCATTTTCCCTCGAGCTGTATAACAGGATGGCTACAAAGGTTACAGCGGAAGAACGCCTGAGAGCCCGCCGGAGCTACATTAACGATTCTCGGGACACTTCCTCCCCGGAGGGGATGGCAAGGCTATTGGAAAAAATCTGGTGCAGTGATATACTGAGCAGCCAGAGCTCCGAACTGATCCTGGGCATCATGGGCAATGCGCATGGCGATAAACGCATCAAGGGTCTCCTGCCGCCCGACACCAAAGTCTACCACAAGACCGGAACTATCAGGGGAGGGCTCAGCGATGTGGGGATCGTTGAACTTCCCAACAATGCCGGTCATATCGTAGTGGTGGTGTTTGTAAAAGGCGGAAAAAAGTCCATACGCGTGGCCGAAAGCGCAATGGCTCAGATCGCCAAAGACGCCTATGATTATTTTAACCGCAGGTCACAGATCGATTAGATCCT from Candidatus Latescibacter sp. includes these protein-coding regions:
- a CDS encoding serine hydrolase — encoded protein: MLSRMLFRKAVIAYCLCFFAGTIALPSQVAFSEKPSKIQKTAISDAGIKQLYDEIIRDAAVTDGIVGAGIIHLETGRELYLNRNERFPMASAVKLPVAVQLMTMVDQGIVHLDSMVTIRESDLHPGSGQIKNRIMPGRSLSILYLLDQMLTVSDNSATDIIIRIVGGPPAIDRRMNAIGIEGMSVDRPIYLVLSHCLGITCFNETEPFSLELYNRMATKVTAEERLRARRSYINDSRDTSSPEGMARLLEKIWCSDILSSQSSELILGIMGNAHGDKRIKGLLPPDTKVYHKTGTIRGGLSDVGIVELPNNAGHIVVVVFVKGGKKSIRVAESAMAQIAKDAYDYFNRRSQID